From Candidatus Polarisedimenticolaceae bacterium, the proteins below share one genomic window:
- a CDS encoding choice-of-anchor Q domain-containing protein, with translation MRIQRSFSILLFGAALAWPAHAATIHVDTTSQAIDGTDGHCSLPEAIEAANFDVDLAIDAANPDHFVVTECVPGNGDDTIVFDLPAGSVIPMSSPIGDSHNSMGPTATPIVFTNIVIEAGGVRFEHVGNGKFRAFAVGSATVDLSPGGVPRGVIGTGNLTIRNAHIKGFAVKGGDGAGGGGGGMGAGGAIYVNGGTLTVESSTFEGNSAVGGDGSTNFDTVAGGGGGGLSGNGAFPGHGPGAFMGGGGGGGSRGNGGSGGIDGLCPGSGCEGGGGGGGGTVTSGENGPAGIGRGEGGFTCGGPGGTSGSLSGGDDGADAACPGGGGGGGASRRSTFPFSGNGGRGAYGGGGGGGGYSGSDGGDAGFGGGGGSGTTFESNLDGFGPSGGNGGFGGGGGAAHGGYIAGGPGSRGDFGGDANQNDGGGGAALGGAIFNDGGTVTIVNCTFTGNGVQHGYASGTGHWGQDAGGAIFSRNGSLVVKNSTVALNHSSADRAGITVYGDHASAAFELRNTIVAGNGPRECSFDTNDQAVVYNGSGNLIVDDFGCTGLASQDDPALGPLQLNVPGSTPTMAIDATSPAFDTADDTYCTPFDQRGVPRPQSAHCDIGAFESACVIVSCPSDIRVGNDPGACSAAVRFDLPTVDGSCTPTCDATSGSSFPVGASTVSCTADAGSCSFKIRVDDVERPTVAAPPSKEVPNDPGNCSAAVNPGTATVSDNCPGATVSGVRGDGGSLGSAYPVGTTQIAWSATDASGNVSLTPAIQTVKVDDVEPPSLSTPTSSPAALWPPNHAMRDETIGYTAADNCPGTVCTLSVTSSEPVSGLGDGDTAPDWVVQDAHHEQLRAERSGRGNGRTYTTTVTCTDASRNATTKGTTERVVHDIASPVTGATFVSGSLVKLRGSFADGAGTAHRAVWTLDGARVSGAVTEPGASGTGSVSGSAVLSIPGVYSLKMTLTDAAGQVGVGTTVDGLDSAIVVTPAADFVAGGGWINVRAGSYAADPAFAERASLAFVSTSSHTVSPAGGELELDLHREGFKFHASGFTSQTIANPGAQLRGNGTVNGAGTYKFLLSTLSFDGTGAGPTAVRLKIWNAATGAVVFDTQTGAPDTAIPTTSLGGTSPVVIED, from the coding sequence ATGCGAATCCAAAGATCTTTCAGCATCCTCCTCTTCGGCGCCGCGCTCGCGTGGCCGGCCCACGCCGCCACGATCCACGTCGACACGACGTCTCAGGCGATCGACGGCACAGACGGCCACTGCTCGCTGCCCGAGGCGATCGAGGCGGCGAACTTCGACGTCGACCTCGCGATCGATGCGGCGAACCCGGATCACTTCGTCGTGACCGAGTGCGTGCCGGGCAACGGCGACGATACGATCGTCTTCGATCTTCCCGCGGGTTCGGTCATTCCGATGTCGAGCCCCATCGGCGACTCGCACAACTCCATGGGCCCCACCGCGACCCCGATCGTCTTCACGAACATCGTCATCGAAGCCGGCGGCGTCCGGTTCGAGCACGTGGGGAACGGGAAGTTCCGCGCCTTCGCCGTCGGCAGCGCGACGGTCGACCTCAGCCCCGGCGGGGTCCCGCGAGGCGTCATCGGCACCGGCAACCTCACGATCCGCAACGCGCACATCAAGGGGTTCGCGGTGAAGGGCGGTGACGGCGCCGGCGGCGGTGGCGGCGGGATGGGCGCCGGCGGCGCGATCTACGTCAATGGTGGAACCCTCACCGTCGAGAGCAGCACTTTCGAAGGGAACAGCGCGGTCGGCGGCGACGGCAGCACGAACTTCGACACAGTTGCGGGAGGAGGCGGTGGCGGCCTTTCCGGCAACGGCGCGTTCCCCGGCCACGGCCCCGGCGCCTTCATGGGAGGTGGAGGTGGCGGCGGATCGCGCGGCAACGGGGGCAGCGGCGGCATCGACGGACTCTGTCCCGGCTCAGGCTGCGAAGGAGGGGGAGGAGGAGGAGGCGGAACGGTGACCTCCGGCGAGAACGGCCCCGCGGGGATCGGTCGCGGCGAGGGCGGTTTCACGTGCGGCGGTCCTGGAGGGACGAGCGGAAGCTTGAGCGGCGGTGACGACGGCGCGGACGCCGCCTGTCCGGGCGGCGGTGGAGGCGGCGGCGCGTCGCGACGCAGCACGTTCCCCTTCTCCGGTAACGGAGGCCGCGGCGCCTACGGCGGTGGAGGAGGCGGCGGCGGTTACAGCGGCAGCGACGGCGGCGACGCAGGCTTCGGCGGGGGCGGCGGGAGCGGAACGACGTTCGAGTCGAACCTCGACGGCTTCGGACCGAGCGGCGGCAACGGCGGGTTCGGAGGCGGCGGTGGTGCGGCGCACGGCGGCTACATCGCGGGTGGACCGGGGTCCCGCGGCGATTTCGGCGGGGACGCAAACCAGAACGACGGCGGTGGCGGCGCCGCCCTCGGCGGCGCGATCTTCAACGACGGCGGCACGGTCACGATCGTGAATTGCACCTTCACGGGGAACGGCGTCCAGCACGGCTACGCGTCCGGGACCGGACACTGGGGACAAGACGCGGGGGGCGCGATCTTCTCGCGCAACGGCTCGCTCGTCGTGAAGAACTCGACGGTCGCCTTGAACCACAGCTCGGCGGACCGCGCCGGGATCACGGTGTATGGCGACCACGCTTCGGCCGCCTTCGAGCTGCGCAACACGATCGTCGCCGGCAACGGTCCCCGTGAATGCTCGTTCGACACGAACGACCAGGCGGTCGTCTACAACGGCTCGGGGAATCTGATCGTCGACGACTTCGGCTGCACGGGGCTCGCGAGCCAGGATGATCCGGCGCTGGGTCCGCTGCAGCTCAACGTCCCGGGGAGCACGCCGACGATGGCGATCGATGCGACGAGCCCCGCCTTCGACACCGCGGACGACACGTACTGCACGCCCTTCGACCAGCGCGGCGTCCCACGGCCGCAATCGGCCCACTGCGACATCGGCGCGTTCGAGAGCGCGTGCGTCATCGTGAGCTGTCCATCGGACATCCGGGTCGGAAACGATCCGGGTGCCTGCAGCGCCGCCGTGAGATTCGATCTCCCGACGGTCGACGGGAGCTGCACGCCGACATGCGACGCGACCTCGGGATCGAGCTTCCCCGTCGGCGCGTCGACGGTGAGCTGTACCGCGGATGCGGGGTCGTGCTCGTTCAAGATCAGGGTCGACGACGTCGAGCGCCCGACGGTCGCCGCACCTCCGAGCAAGGAGGTCCCGAACGATCCGGGCAACTGCTCGGCGGCCGTGAATCCGGGGACCGCGACGGTGAGCGACAACTGTCCCGGCGCAACGGTGAGCGGCGTGCGCGGCGACGGCGGCTCGCTGGGCTCCGCGTATCCCGTCGGCACCACGCAGATCGCGTGGTCGGCGACCGACGCCTCCGGCAACGTGTCTCTCACCCCGGCGATCCAGACGGTGAAGGTCGACGACGTCGAGCCGCCCTCGCTCTCGACGCCGACCTCGTCGCCGGCCGCGCTGTGGCCGCCGAACCACGCGATGCGCGACGAGACGATCGGCTACACCGCGGCCGACAATTGCCCGGGAACGGTGTGCACGCTCTCGGTGACGAGCAGCGAGCCGGTGAGCGGGCTCGGCGACGGCGATACCGCGCCCGACTGGGTCGTGCAGGATGCCCACCACGAGCAGCTCCGCGCGGAGCGGTCGGGACGCGGGAACGGCCGCACCTACACGACGACGGTCACCTGCACCGACGCCTCACGGAACGCGACGACCAAGGGGACGACCGAGCGGGTCGTGCACGACATCGCCTCTCCGGTCACCGGCGCCACGTTCGTGTCCGGCTCGCTCGTGAAGCTGCGCGGCAGCTTCGCGGACGGCGCCGGCACGGCGCACCGCGCTGTCTGGACGCTCGACGGCGCCCGCGTCTCGGGCGCGGTCACCGAACCGGGCGCGAGCGGCACGGGATCGGTGAGCGGGAGCGCGGTGCTCTCCATCCCCGGCGTCTACTCCCTCAAGATGACGCTCACCGACGCCGCGGGACAGGTTGGCGTCGGCACGACGGTCGACGGTCTCGACTCCGCGATCGTCGTCACGCCCGCCGCCGACTTCGTCGCGGGAGGTGGCTGGATTAACGTACGCGCCGGCTCCTACGCGGCCGACCCGGCGTTCGCCGAACGTGCCAGCCTGGCCTTCGTCTCGACCTCGTCGCATACCGTGTCACCGGCGGGGGGCGAGCTCGAGCTCGACCTTCACCGCGAAGGGTTCAAATTCCACGCCTCCGGGTTCACCTCGCAGACGATCGCGAACCCGGGCGCGCAGCTTCGCGGCAACGGGACCGTGAACGGCGCCGGCACGTACAAGTTCCTGCTGTCGACGCTGAGCTTCGACGGCACCGGCGCCGGGCCGACGGCGGTCCGCCTGAAGATCTGGAACGCGGCGACCGGCGCCGTGGTCTTCGACACCCAGACGGGCGCGCCCGACACCGCGATCCCGACGACCTCGCTCGGCGGCACGAGCCCCGTCGTCATCGAAGACTAG
- a CDS encoding TlpA disulfide reductase family protein: MNLKCLACAGLLLGLNAPLFAAPPKVGDTVGTLRFSDAAGTTVALDQPDVLYIVDFWSIGCQPCIHEIPDLDRLQHDYDAGGRVRIVGVVWGDWKPKELPKIAKQFKTTRPVFADYQHWFDTFETHAFPTKLFIKNGVLIHVVQGAGSDSYGELKRLIDAEFNDSQVKW, from the coding sequence ATGAATCTCAAGTGCCTCGCATGCGCCGGACTCTTGCTCGGGTTGAACGCTCCTCTGTTCGCCGCGCCGCCCAAGGTAGGTGACACCGTCGGGACGCTTCGATTCTCCGACGCCGCGGGGACGACCGTCGCGCTCGACCAGCCCGATGTTCTGTACATCGTCGACTTCTGGTCGATCGGCTGTCAGCCATGCATCCACGAGATTCCCGACCTCGACCGGCTGCAGCACGACTACGACGCCGGCGGCAGGGTGCGCATCGTCGGTGTCGTGTGGGGCGACTGGAAGCCCAAGGAGCTTCCGAAGATCGCGAAGCAATTCAAGACGACCAGGCCGGTATTCGCGGACTATCAACACTGGTTCGACACATTCGAGACCCACGCCTTCCCGACGAAGCTCTTCATCAAGAACGGCGTCCTCATCCACGTCGTTCAGGGCGCCGGCTCGGATAGCTACGGGGAATTGAAGCGTCTCATCGACGCCGAGTTCAACGATTCGCAGGTGAAGTGGTAG
- a CDS encoding metallophosphoesterase has translation MRTALIGDLHGDATRHLTLTREHPFTLQLGDCGDDFTYLQQTPSTQHKVLGGNHDNYPELVKLLHYLGDYGTWRGIFYMRGAWSIDIKWRVPGRDWWPEEELTDDKANEAIESYSALKPDVVVTHDGPPQCTRLLLADKLGLFGSELVENRTSIALGKLYEAHQPLRWYFGHWHVSRGYSVGRTQFQTLGIGECVEVDAESLQESGPRIR, from the coding sequence GTGCGGACGGCGTTGATCGGCGACTTGCATGGAGATGCGACGCGCCACCTGACCCTGACGAGAGAGCACCCGTTCACGCTGCAGTTAGGCGATTGCGGGGATGATTTCACCTATCTACAGCAAACGCCGTCGACTCAGCACAAAGTGCTCGGCGGAAATCACGACAACTACCCTGAGCTGGTCAAGTTGCTTCATTACCTCGGCGACTACGGCACATGGCGCGGGATCTTCTACATGCGCGGGGCCTGGAGCATCGACATCAAGTGGCGCGTGCCGGGAAGAGATTGGTGGCCAGAAGAGGAGTTGACCGACGACAAGGCGAACGAGGCGATCGAGTCGTATTCGGCTCTCAAGCCTGACGTCGTCGTGACGCATGACGGACCACCGCAATGCACCCGCTTACTGTTGGCGGACAAGCTAGGGCTCTTCGGCAGTGAGTTAGTCGAGAATCGCACTTCCATCGCACTCGGAAAGCTGTACGAAGCGCATCAGCCCCTCCGCTGGTATTTCGGGCATTGGCACGTCAGCCGCGGATATAGCGTCGGACGCACTCAATTTCAGACGCTCGGAATCGGGGAATGCGTGGAAGTGGACGCGGAGTCGCTCCAGGAGTCCGGTCCGAGAATTCGGTAG
- a CDS encoding DUF1801 domain-containing protein produces the protein MATENKTKATGASVDGYLGAIKSEERQKDCRALAKLMTKATGEKPKMWGPSIVGFGSYHYKYDSGREGDSCLTGFSSRASEIAIYLMAEFPKREQLLAKLGKHKTAKGCLYIKKMADVDPKVLEQLVAGTLAQRKKNHA, from the coding sequence ATGGCGACGGAGAACAAGACCAAAGCCACGGGCGCGAGCGTCGACGGCTACCTCGGCGCCATCAAGAGCGAGGAGAGGCAGAAGGATTGCCGCGCTCTCGCGAAGCTCATGACCAAGGCGACCGGCGAGAAGCCCAAAATGTGGGGCCCGAGCATCGTCGGCTTCGGCAGCTACCACTACAAGTACGACAGCGGCCGCGAGGGCGACTCGTGCCTGACCGGCTTCTCGTCGCGTGCTTCCGAGATCGCGATCTACCTCATGGCCGAGTTCCCGAAGCGCGAGCAGCTCCTCGCCAAGCTCGGCAAGCACAAGACGGCGAAAGGCTGCCTCTACATCAAGAAGATGGCCGACGTCGATCCCAAGGTTCTGGAGCAGCTCGTCGCCGGCACCCTTGCGCAGCGCAAGAAGAACCACGCGTAA
- a CDS encoding DUF5916 domain-containing protein, producing the protein MARWRAAVATAVVALSCGVLRAAAPAEPPYTVKIARATGPIVVDGDLSDAAWKDCAPIDKWWETNPGDNIEPKVRNVGRMTYDDRYLYIGLEFDDPDPKKIRAPYADRDNVDSTTDYGGIILDADYDKKTAILFLANPRGIQYDAINSDANGSEDNAPDWFWDSAAKINDHGWTLEIRIPFSSLRYARKDPQTWGMMLYRNYPRDRRYQMFSVRLPKDSNCFICNEQPLEGLSSLPPGGNWVIAPFGVARQEGAPRDDVLGNEMLTPAPKYDAGVDVKWSPNVSTTVDAAINPDFSQVETDTAQITANERFALFFPEKRPFFLERTDLLATPVQAVYTRTITDPLWGLRATGQAGQTSYTALVTYDQGGGSVIIPGPNGSNFANQDYESTVAIGRIRQDIGQSFVSGLFTDREIQGGGYNRVIGPDFQWRPKPSDTLTGQILFSDTLTPDVNCATPPCVAQQSHGAELLFQHATKHWDAFGNYRDYGNDFRADVGFVPQVGFREQYVEGGYTRWPEKGFVSRQRFFVQGDYVEERNHDLIQKFVIVGTGIDGLANSFLQFRLDAEDIRAIDALDPTISKVLPRRRIMWVLQASPWNWLTRVSTDGNYGRDIDFTRAREGYGGTVNFNATVRPTDHIQIDLLANRRWFDVDDNGVQGRLFTAQVERIKAVYTFNRRSFLRLIGQRVTQRNDQALYGIVDPGPPVQYLVDAKDQGIDFSALFAYKLNWQSVLFFGYQEQHAFSNVPPADGLELAGRSLFLKLSYAFQL; encoded by the coding sequence ATGGCTCGATGGAGGGCAGCGGTCGCGACGGCCGTCGTCGCGCTTTCTTGCGGGGTCCTCCGGGCCGCGGCGCCGGCCGAGCCGCCCTATACGGTCAAGATCGCGAGGGCGACGGGCCCGATCGTCGTCGACGGCGATCTCTCGGATGCGGCCTGGAAGGACTGCGCGCCGATCGATAAGTGGTGGGAGACGAATCCCGGAGACAACATCGAGCCGAAGGTCCGCAACGTCGGCCGGATGACGTACGACGACAGGTACCTCTACATCGGCCTCGAGTTCGACGACCCCGACCCGAAGAAGATCCGCGCCCCCTACGCCGACCGCGACAACGTCGACAGCACGACCGACTACGGCGGGATCATCCTCGACGCCGACTACGACAAGAAGACGGCGATCCTCTTCCTCGCGAACCCGCGCGGGATCCAGTACGACGCGATCAACTCCGACGCGAACGGCAGCGAGGACAACGCGCCCGATTGGTTCTGGGATTCGGCAGCGAAGATCAACGACCACGGGTGGACGCTCGAGATCCGCATCCCGTTCTCGTCGCTGCGCTACGCGAGGAAGGACCCGCAGACCTGGGGGATGATGCTCTACCGGAACTACCCCCGCGACCGCCGCTACCAGATGTTCAGCGTGCGCCTGCCCAAGGACTCCAATTGCTTCATCTGTAACGAGCAGCCTCTCGAAGGGCTTTCGAGCCTGCCGCCGGGCGGAAACTGGGTCATCGCGCCGTTCGGCGTCGCCCGCCAGGAGGGCGCGCCGCGCGACGACGTTCTCGGGAACGAGATGCTGACGCCGGCACCGAAGTACGACGCGGGCGTCGACGTGAAGTGGTCGCCGAACGTGAGCACCACGGTCGACGCCGCGATCAACCCGGACTTCTCACAGGTCGAGACCGACACCGCGCAGATCACGGCGAACGAGCGCTTCGCCCTCTTCTTCCCGGAGAAGCGCCCGTTCTTCCTCGAGCGGACCGACCTGCTGGCGACGCCGGTGCAGGCGGTCTACACGCGGACGATCACCGATCCGCTGTGGGGGCTGCGCGCGACGGGGCAGGCGGGGCAGACGTCGTACACGGCGCTCGTCACGTACGACCAGGGCGGCGGATCGGTGATCATCCCCGGGCCGAACGGCTCGAACTTCGCCAACCAGGACTACGAGTCGACCGTGGCGATCGGCCGCATCCGCCAGGACATCGGGCAATCGTTCGTGAGCGGTCTCTTCACCGACCGCGAGATCCAGGGCGGCGGCTACAACCGCGTCATCGGACCCGACTTCCAGTGGCGCCCGAAGCCGAGCGACACGCTGACGGGGCAGATCCTCTTCAGCGACACGCTGACGCCGGACGTCAACTGCGCCACGCCGCCGTGTGTCGCCCAGCAATCCCACGGCGCGGAGCTGTTGTTCCAGCACGCGACGAAGCACTGGGACGCGTTCGGCAACTACCGCGACTACGGCAACGACTTCCGCGCCGACGTCGGCTTCGTCCCGCAGGTCGGATTCCGCGAGCAGTACGTCGAGGGCGGCTACACGCGCTGGCCGGAGAAGGGGTTCGTCTCGCGCCAGCGGTTCTTCGTCCAGGGCGACTACGTCGAGGAGCGCAACCACGATCTCATCCAGAAGTTCGTCATCGTCGGCACCGGAATCGACGGCCTCGCGAACTCGTTCCTGCAGTTCCGCCTCGACGCCGAGGACATCCGCGCGATCGACGCGCTCGATCCGACGATCAGCAAGGTCCTCCCCCGCCGCCGGATCATGTGGGTCCTACAAGCGAGTCCGTGGAACTGGCTCACCCGCGTCTCGACCGACGGCAACTACGGTAGAGACATCGACTTCACGCGCGCGAGGGAGGGCTACGGCGGCACCGTGAACTTCAACGCGACGGTGCGGCCGACCGACCACATCCAGATCGACCTGCTTGCGAACCGCCGCTGGTTCGACGTCGACGACAACGGCGTGCAGGGACGGCTCTTCACCGCACAGGTTGAGCGCATCAAGGCCGTCTACACTTTCAACCGGCGGAGCTTCCTGCGCTTGATCGGCCAGCGCGTCACGCAGCGCAACGATCAGGCCCTGTACGGCATCGTCGACCCGGGCCCGCCGGTGCAGTACCTCGTCGACGCCAAGGACCAGGGCATCGATTTCTCGGCGCTCTTCGCCTACAAGCTCAACTGGCAGTCGGTGCTCTTCTTCGGCTACCAGGAGCAGCACGCCTTCTCGAACGTGCCGCCGGCCGACGGCCTCGAGCTCGCCGGCCGCTCGCTCTTCCTCAAGCTTTCTTATGCGTTCCAGCTTTGA
- a CDS encoding dienelactone hydrolase family protein has translation MLRKTAHDFDQEVLSLFDAYVHGIIDRRVFLEKAAKYAVGGVTAAMLLDQLSPNFAATVVAANDDRIKVESLEFDSPKGYGKGRGYLARPAKEKGKLPAILVVHENRGLNPHIEDIARRIAVDGYVAFAPDALFTLGGYPGDEDKARELFSKLDQAKTREDFIAAAHLLKARPETNGKLGAVGFCYGGGMVNFLATQLGGDLGAGVAFYGSAPELADVPKIKAPLLIQSAETDERINASWPDYEKALKAANVKYERFLYPGTQHGFNNDTTPRYDASAAKLAWERTMTFFAEHLKAGTHKKA, from the coding sequence ATGCTCCGTAAGACCGCCCACGACTTCGATCAGGAAGTGCTCTCTCTCTTCGACGCGTACGTGCACGGGATCATCGACCGGCGCGTCTTCCTCGAGAAGGCGGCGAAGTACGCCGTCGGCGGCGTGACGGCGGCGATGCTGCTCGATCAGCTCAGCCCCAACTTCGCTGCGACGGTCGTGGCGGCGAACGACGATCGCATCAAGGTCGAGTCGCTCGAGTTCGACTCGCCCAAAGGATACGGCAAGGGGCGCGGGTACCTGGCACGGCCGGCGAAGGAGAAGGGGAAGCTACCGGCGATCCTCGTCGTCCACGAGAACCGCGGGCTGAACCCGCACATCGAGGACATCGCACGGCGCATCGCCGTCGACGGCTACGTCGCGTTCGCACCGGACGCGCTCTTCACGCTCGGCGGCTACCCCGGCGACGAGGACAAGGCGCGCGAGCTGTTCTCGAAGCTCGACCAGGCGAAGACGCGCGAGGACTTCATCGCGGCGGCCCACCTCTTGAAAGCGCGGCCGGAGACGAACGGGAAGCTCGGCGCGGTCGGCTTCTGCTACGGCGGTGGGATGGTGAACTTCCTCGCGACGCAGCTCGGCGGGGACCTCGGCGCCGGCGTCGCCTTCTACGGTTCGGCGCCCGAGCTCGCGGACGTGCCGAAGATCAAGGCGCCGCTTCTCATCCAGTCCGCCGAGACCGACGAGCGGATCAACGCGAGCTGGCCCGACTACGAGAAGGCGCTCAAGGCGGCGAACGTGAAGTACGAGCGCTTCCTCTACCCCGGCACGCAGCACGGCTTCAACAACGACACGACGCCGCGCTACGACGCGTCAGCCGCCAAGCTGGCGTGGGAGCGCACGATGACATTCTTTGCGGAGCACCTCAAAGCTGGAACGCATAAGAAAGCTTGA
- a CDS encoding class I SAM-dependent methyltransferase — MDRSNGYEGVAAEFIAGRGGPQSSRIGATFIRRWARGLPPGATVLDVACGTGIPTTETLLDEGLSVYAVDAAPSFVAAFQSRFPEVPVVCEPAEESSFFGRTFDAVLSWGLMFLLEPSVQEAVIRRMADALTPAGRLLFTSPPQVQTWSDAMTGLESRSLGAEAYRRFLSVNGLTVLDEYEDEGENHYYDAIKKEGTASET, encoded by the coding sequence ATGGATCGCTCGAACGGCTACGAAGGGGTCGCGGCCGAGTTCATCGCGGGGCGCGGTGGGCCGCAGTCGTCGCGCATCGGCGCGACGTTCATCCGGCGGTGGGCGCGAGGATTGCCGCCGGGCGCAACGGTGCTCGATGTCGCGTGCGGCACCGGAATTCCGACCACGGAGACGCTGCTCGACGAAGGGCTGTCGGTCTACGCGGTCGATGCCGCGCCGTCGTTCGTCGCGGCGTTCCAGTCGCGGTTCCCCGAGGTCCCCGTCGTTTGCGAGCCGGCCGAGGAGTCGAGCTTCTTCGGCCGGACGTTCGACGCCGTCTTGAGCTGGGGCCTGATGTTCCTCCTGGAGCCCTCAGTGCAGGAAGCGGTGATCCGCCGGATGGCGGACGCGCTCACGCCAGCAGGGCGGCTGCTCTTTACCTCGCCACCGCAAGTGCAGACCTGGAGCGACGCCATGACCGGGCTGGAGTCGCGCTCGCTCGGTGCCGAGGCGTACCGAAGGTTCCTTTCCGTGAACGGCCTGACCGTCCTCGACGAGTACGAGGACGAGGGAGAGAATCACTACTACGACGCCATCAAGAAAGAGGGGACAGCTTCCGAAACCTGA
- a CDS encoding DUF1801 domain-containing protein, which produces MKMKTSAATPDDYVSDLSGWRHDLVTSLRKAVGSAARFEETLKWGHLVYLSNGPVLLIRAEEKRVLFGFWRGQRLTAIEPRLKGGGKYEMATLELKEGETISPAKARKLAREAAALNRRLGDPQSAAKRA; this is translated from the coding sequence ATGAAAATGAAGACCTCCGCTGCGACTCCCGACGACTACGTGAGCGATCTCTCCGGCTGGCGGCACGATTTGGTCACGTCCCTTCGCAAGGCAGTGGGCAGCGCCGCGCGATTCGAGGAGACGCTGAAGTGGGGGCATCTCGTCTATCTCTCGAACGGTCCCGTCCTCCTGATCCGCGCGGAAGAGAAGAGAGTGCTCTTCGGCTTTTGGCGCGGGCAACGCCTGACCGCCATCGAGCCTCGCCTCAAGGGCGGCGGCAAGTACGAGATGGCGACGCTCGAGCTCAAGGAGGGTGAGACGATCTCTCCTGCGAAGGCGCGCAAGCTTGCGCGAGAAGCGGCTGCGTTGAATCGACGCCTCGGAGATCCTCAATCCGCGGCGAAGCGCGCATGA
- a CDS encoding DoxX family membrane protein, giving the protein MALRPERAMRSDRNALALALLRIAVGVLFLFFGEYKVFAAEFTLGGGFQHWINEFIKDGAYPFMVPILQGFVLDHGTAIAFLVAYGELAIGLSLTLGLLVRTASVCGFIYMMTLLFASNYPGAGVAAWKYLGASLDHLVPALCFAAFAIGRPADVLSIGPYLSRRRRRPTRALALT; this is encoded by the coding sequence GTGGCGCTACGGCCTGAGCGGGCGATGCGCTCGGACCGCAACGCGCTCGCCCTGGCCCTGCTGCGGATCGCCGTCGGGGTTCTCTTTCTCTTCTTCGGCGAGTACAAGGTCTTCGCGGCGGAGTTCACGCTCGGTGGCGGGTTTCAGCACTGGATCAACGAGTTCATCAAGGACGGCGCGTATCCGTTCATGGTGCCGATCCTTCAGGGGTTCGTGCTCGATCACGGAACCGCGATCGCCTTTCTCGTCGCGTACGGCGAGCTTGCGATCGGGCTCTCGCTCACGCTCGGACTCCTCGTGCGCACGGCGAGCGTCTGCGGGTTCATCTACATGATGACGCTCCTGTTCGCGTCAAACTATCCCGGCGCGGGCGTCGCCGCGTGGAAGTACCTCGGCGCATCGCTCGATCATCTCGTGCCGGCGCTGTGCTTCGCCGCGTTCGCGATCGGAAGGCCGGCGGACGTTCTCTCGATCGGCCCTTACCTGTCGCGGCGGCGTCGGCGACCGACTCGAGCGCTTGCGTTAACCTAA